A DNA window from Macrobrachium rosenbergii isolate ZJJX-2024 chromosome 41, ASM4041242v1, whole genome shotgun sequence contains the following coding sequences:
- the LOC136827200 gene encoding uncharacterized protein, translated as MAMSIILEQDTDDGHCLLAFCKKLTIAGRISQQLTGAPHSTKAVCHFRHMLEGRGCVVQTDHQPLVHTFIKSADIWSAQQQWHLSAIVEHSCTIKYLKGSANTVVDALLRNCANTIQLRIAYPEIEETQKDDKGLQWLWWIKLTPTWSNPSINSGMMTVTCEMSTRCPCPYLPEGLRRRAFTLAHNLSHPSGRSTIRIIAEQYIWWGMRRDMKTWTRECIPCQTSKVTGHIENGIEEFKTKNHQLPHIHVNIVRTPTHLRRVQISVYHNRQEHQVAGNNTHPKTDGRDLH; from the coding sequence ATGGCGATGAGCATCATACTTGAGCAGGATACTGATGATGGTCATTGCCTGCTGGCCTTCTGTAAAAAGCTAACCATAGCAGGCAGAATTAGTCAACAATTGACGGGAGCACCTCATTCTACAAAAGCAGTCTGCCACTTCCGCCACATGCTCGAGGGAAGAGGCTGCGTGGTGCAAACAGATCATCAACCACTAGTTCATACTTTCATAAAGTCAGCAGACATATGGTCAGCACAACAACAATGGCACCTGTCAGCGATAGTCGAGCACTCCTGCACCATAAAGTACctgaagggttcagcaaacaccgTGGTGGATGCCCTACTAAGAAACTGTGCCAATACCATCCAACTCAGGATAGCCTATCCCGAGATAGAGGAGACGCAGAAGGATGACAAGGGGCTGCAGTGGCTGTGGTGGATCAAACTCACCCCCACATGGAGCAACCCGTCAATCAACAGTGGAATGATGACCGTCACCTGTGAGATGAGTACCAGATGCCCTTGCCCATACTTGCCAGAGGGACTAAGAAGGAGAGCCTTCACTCTTGCCCACAACCTATCTCACCCATCGGGTCGATCAACCATCCGAATCATAGCAGagcagtacatctggtggggGATGAGAAGAGACATGAAGACTTGGACAAGAGAATGCATCCCATGCCAGACGTCAAAAGTCACAGGGCACATCGAAAACGGGATAGAAGAGTTCAAAACAAAGAACCACCAACTTCCCCACATACATGTTAACATAGTTAGGACTCCTACCCACCTCAGAAGGGTGCAAATATCTGTTTACCATAACAGACAGGAACATCAGGTGGCTGGGAACAATACTCATCCGAAAACAGACGGCAGAGATCTGCATTAA